In one Rhinopithecus roxellana isolate Shanxi Qingling chromosome 1, ASM756505v1, whole genome shotgun sequence genomic region, the following are encoded:
- the LOC104667762 gene encoding peptidyl-prolyl cis-trans isomerase A produces MVNPTVFFDIAVDGEPLGRVSFELFADKVPKTAENFRALSTGEKGFGYKGSCFHRIIPGFMCQGGDFTRHNGTGGKSIYGEKFEDENFILKHTGPGILSMANAGPNTNGSQFFICTAKTEWLDGKHVVFGKVKEGMNIVEAMERFGSRNGKTSKKITIADCGQLE; encoded by the coding sequence ATGGTCAACCCTACCGTGTTCTTCGACATTGCCGTCGACGGCGAGCCCTTGGGCCGCGTCTCCTTCGAGCTGTTTGCAGACAAggttccaaagacagcagaaaattttcgtgctctgagcactggagagaaaggatttggttataagggttcctgctttcacagaattattccagggtttatgtgtcagggtggtgacttcacacgccataatggcactggtggcaagtccatctatggggagaaatttgaagatgagaacttcatcctaaagcatacaggtcctggcatcttgtccatggcaaatgctggacccaacacaaatggttcccagtttttcatctgcactgccaagactgagtggttggatggcaagcatgtggtctttggcaaagtgaaagaaggcatgaatattgtggaggccatggagcgctttgggtccaggaatggcaagaccagcaagaagatcaccattgctgactgtggacaactcgaataa